The following nucleotide sequence is from Deltaproteobacteria bacterium.
GACCTCCCTGGACGTGGTCGTTCTCGACGCAGTCGTCGCGCACGTAGGAGAGCCACGTGTGGCGGATCGTGAAGGGACCCGGCCCCTCGGGACGGATGCCGTCCGTGACGTTGTCGACGCGGAGGCCCTCCACGGAGAAGGCGGCGTTGTCGAAGGCGATGCCGGCGTTGTTCTCGTCGTGCATCGAATCCCAGCTGCGGCTGCGGTCGTATTGGCCGAGCACGCGGCCGCCGGTGATGCAGGCCCCGGCGCCGCCGGCGAGGTTCACGGGATAGTGGTTCGTCGGCGAGCCGAGGAACGAGGCGGTGCGCGCGTCGATCCGCGTGAGCGGCGCGAGCCCGTGGTTCGTGTACTTCGTCGAGAGGGTGCCGCTCAGGAGGATCAGGGGTCCGGTTCCGGAGAGACAGGCGGACGGCGCGGCGGTGGCATCCGGCGCCGGCGTAGCGCTCGGCCGCGGCGTCGCCGTCGCGGTCCGCGGCGGGGTCGCGCTGCGGACAGGTGTCGGCGAGGCGCTGGCCGGCGGCGTCGCGGTGCGGACGACAGTCGGTGAGGCGCTGGCCGGCGGGCTGGCCGTTCGGAGCGGCGTGGCGGTGGCCGTGCGGGTCGCGGCGACGACGCTCGGCGTGGGGCTTCGAGTCGGGGCGGCGACGCCGCCGGTCACGTAGAGCGCCGGTCGCTGCGCGGCCGTCGGATGCTCGCGGCTCGAGAACGTGACGCCGTCGCTGCTCGTGTTGGTGATGGCCAGCGTGTACCGACCCGGCCCCGCGGTGAAGGCGGCGGTGACGTCGACGACGACGCGCTGGCCCCGCGCGACCGGACCGAGGCTCGCGATCACCGGACCGGCGTCCGGGACGAGGGGCGAGGCGTCCGCGGCATCCAGCCGGCGGTCGCCGTTGCGATCGACGTCCGTCCACCTGAGGCCCACGGCGCCCGCGCTGGTCGCGTCGATGCCGGTGGCGGTGCCTTCCGTCCAGGGCGGCGACACCGGCAGTCGCACGACGCTGCCGCCGTCGTCGGAGGCGTTGGTGACGTAGAGCGCGAGCAGCGCGCGCGCGATCGGGCTGGGCTCGGCCGAGAGGTCGAAGGCGAGGTAGGTCACGCCGAAGGGTTTGACGTCGACGTCGAGATGGTCGGAGCCGCCGTGCGACCAGGAGGCTTCGGTGCCGGCTTCGATGTAGGTGTCGGCGATCGGTTCGACGCGGCGTCCGACGGGCGTGAGAACGGGCGTCGGCGTCCGGATCGGGGTGGCCGTGCGCGTCCGGGTCGTGGTCGCCGTCGCGCGCGGGCTCGCGGTGCCCGCGGCCGTGCGCACGGCGGTTGCGGTCGCGACCGGCGTCGCCGTCCGGGAGGGTGTCGGACCGGCGTCCTTCACGAGCCCCATCTCGTCGCGGATCGCACCGTCGGCGCGCACCATTTCGAGCAGGAGCGCGTCGTCGTCCACCGAGACGCGGGTGAAGTGATGCGCCGACTCGGAATGGGCGGTGAAGCTGCTGGTGCCGGCCGCGTAGAGC
It contains:
- a CDS encoding metallophosphoesterase, which encodes MGYRFSSRASCTSLLAAALTSFALAVSSAAAATALTRGPYLQRLGTTAVTVVWNTDLASDCALAVRPLDGGAPIVLTGPASAVCAIPVTGLLPGRAYGYVPRAGATALGAESSFTTDGAGRPFTFLVVGDTGSGGSEQLAVRDQMVASPADFVLHTGDMVYDSGEAERYDPRFFEPYADLLTRLVFWPCLGNHDVRTASGQPWRDAFYTPANNTARSENYYSFDFGNAHVAVLNSNASTAPGSAQYVFLDEDLGASTATWKVVAFHHTIYSSSKHGSNTTVRANLVPLFDRHAVDLVFMGHDHVYERTLPLRGGQVVAPGAGTVYVTTGGGGRELYAAGTSSFTAHSESAHHFTRVSVDDDALLLEMVRADGAIRDEMGLVKDAGPTPSRTATPVATATAVRTAAGTASPRATATTTRTRTATPIRTPTPVLTPVGRRVEPIADTYIEAGTEASWSHGGSDHLDVDVKPFGVTYLAFDLSAEPSPIARALLALYVTNASDDGGSVVRLPVSPPWTEGTATGIDATSAGAVGLRWTDVDRNGDRRLDAADASPLVPDAGPVIASLGPVARGQRVVVDVTAAFTAGPGRYTLAITNTSSDGVTFSSREHPTAAQRPALYVTGGVAAPTRSPTPSVVAATRTATATPLRTASPPASASPTVVRTATPPASASPTPVRSATPPRTATATPRPSATPAPDATAAPSACLSGTGPLILLSGTLSTKYTNHGLAPLTRIDARTASFLGSPTNHYPVNLAGGAGACITGGRVLGQYDRSRSWDSMHDENNAGIAFDNAAFSVEGLRVDNVTDGIRPEGPGPFTIRHTWLSYVRDDCVENDHVQGGLIEDSLFDGCYVAIAERPTSSIIAGGWDGRGQTLTIRRTLIHLAAMPGPRNGAATAVGHEGFFKWSDRATNVALHDNVFMADQVGQGGAGSMGVPATLTACSNNVMVWLGPGDYPARLPSCFTVTKDRGVWDRAVTAWKRAHPALVE